In the Gossypium arboreum isolate Shixiya-1 chromosome 10, ASM2569848v2, whole genome shotgun sequence genome, one interval contains:
- the LOC108485149 gene encoding uncharacterized protein LOC108485149 produces MDKATPAPESPPVSPPQQAALHQDDAAGDDENVKQLKECSALYLSLQDCLIKSNRNWKSCQMEVQALKACNERRKK; encoded by the exons ATGGACAAAGCAACGCCAGCACCAGAATCTCCGCCAGTGTCGCCACCACAACAGGCGGCGCTTCATCAAGACGACGCAGCTGGTGACGATGAGAACGTGAAGCAATTGAAGGAATGCTCTGCTCTCTACTTATCCTTGCAA GATTGTCTTATTAAGAGCAACAGGAATTGGAAATCTTGTCAAATGG AGGTTCAAGCTTTGAAGGCATGCAATGAAAGGAGGAAAAAATAG